GACGAAGCGTCGATAGGCATCGTACACGGCGAACGCGGTAAGCTCGGTCGCGGTGGCGAACAGGTCGAGCCAGTCCTGGTCGGTGACCGGCGCCACCGCCTCGATCAGCGCGTCGGCGAAGGCCGGGCCGAACTGCTCGCGGCCCGCCGAGCGCGGCGGGCGCTGGCCGAAGAAGCGGTGCTCGCGCAGATGGTCGAACACGTCTCGCCGCACCGAGCCCCGGCTCGCGAACCGGCCGTCGAGGTCCGCGCCCTGCCGGCCTTCCGTGTAGCGCCGCGCGATGTGGTCGATGATCATGTTGCCCGGGCCGCAGTCGAAGCCCATGACCGCCTCCGGCGGGCACGGCCGGCGCGGCAGGACGGTGAAGTTGGCGATGCCGCCGATGTTCAGGATCATGGTCGCCCGGTCGGCGCGCCCGACCAGGCGGTAGTCGACATAGGGCACGAGCGGCGCCCCCGCGCCGCCCAGGGCGATGTCACCCTGCCGGAACTGGCTGACCACCGGGCAGTCGAGCGCGTCCGCCAGGAAGCAGGGGTCGCCCAGCTGCAGCGAGGCCTCGCCGTGCGCGTGGTACACGGTCTGGCCGTGGCTGCCGATCAGGTCGAGCGCGATGCCCTCGCGCCGGACGAACCCGGCCAGGGCCTGGGCATAGGCCTCGCCGATCGCGCGGTGCCAGTGCGCGACCGCGGCGAGGCTGCCGGTCTCGTCGCCGCGCAGGGAGGCCATCAACTCGTCCGGCAAGGGGACGGTCTCGAACGCCAGGAGCTCGCAGGACGGCCGGTCCCGGTCGATCCGGCAGATCGCCATGTCCAGCCCGTCCATCGAGGTGCCGCACATCAGCCCGGCGACGATGCGGACCGGCTTGTCCTGGACGGCGCGCAGATGCGGCATGGCTCAGCTCTCCCGCCAGCCGAGCGCCTCGCGGGCGAGCGTGACCCCGATCCGGCGCTTCGTCCGCAGGGCCAGGTCGTCCAAGGCGGCGACGACGCGGCGCGCCTCGGCGAACGAACGCTCCATGCGCTGAACGAGATAGAGCACGACCGCCTCGTCCACGCGCAGCTGGCGGTCGTCGAACAGCTTGATCAGCACGGCGGCGAGCACGGCGTCGTCCGGCGTGTCGATCCCGACCACGGGCGCGGTCCGCAGGCGCGAGCGCAGGTCGGGCAGCTTGAGCGACCAGGCGGAGAGCGGCCAGCGCGAGGTCAGCAGGAGGTGGCCGCCCATCTCGCGCGCGCCGTTGTAGAGGTGGAGGAGAGACTCCTCGTCGGCCATGCGGTCGGCGTGCTCGATCACGTGGGTCCGCCACATCATCCAGCTCGGGGGGTCGAGGGCCATGGGCAGGTTCTCGCCGGACAGGATGCGCGCGCCCGTCTCGTCGGCGAAGATGCGCGCGAGATGGGTCTTGCCGGCGCCGGGCGGCCCGAAAAGGAGGAGCGCCGTCGCCGGCCAGTCCGGCCACCGTTCGATCCAGGCCCGCGCGACCGCGTTGCAGGGCGACGTCAGGAAGTCCGAGGCGCGGTAGCCGGTCGGCAGGTCGAGTCCGAGGCTGAGCTGCTCCGGCTGGTCGTGCATCTCCCGGCCGGCGTCAGCCGCCGGCGGCCTCCAGGCATGCGTTCCGTCAGCGCCCGGCGCCATAGAGGCCACTCTCGCGGTAACGGGCGATGGCGTAGCGGATGAAGACGCCGAGCACGCCGGTCACCGGCACGGCCAGGAACGTGCCGACGAAGCCGAACAGAAGCGTGCCGGCCAGCACGCAGAAGATCACCCAGACCGGATGGAGGTGGATGCGCTCGCCGACCAGGCGCGGCGTCACGAAGTTGCCCTCGATGAACTGCCCCAAGGCGAACACCGCTGCGACCACGGCGATCATCGTCCACTCCTGATACTGGAAGGTGGCGACGGCCAGACCCACGGTCGTGCCGACCAGCATGCCGACATAGGGCACGAAGCTGAAGAACCCGGTCAAGATGCCGATCACCAGGCCGTATTGCAGCCCGACCAGCCAAAGGCCGCAGGCGTAGAACACGGCCAGGAACGTGCAGACCAGCGCCTGGCCGCGGAAGAAGCCGGCCAGGACATCGTCGACCTCGCTCGCCAGGTCCTTCGCGTGGCCGCGGATGTCGTGCGGAATGAGGCCGAAGCTGTAGGCGACCAGCCGGTCCCAGTCGC
Above is a genomic segment from Geminicoccaceae bacterium SCSIO 64248 containing:
- a CDS encoding AAA family ATPase, which codes for MHDQPEQLSLGLDLPTGYRASDFLTSPCNAVARAWIERWPDWPATALLLFGPPGAGKTHLARIFADETGARILSGENLPMALDPPSWMMWRTHVIEHADRMADEESLLHLYNGAREMGGHLLLTSRWPLSAWSLKLPDLRSRLRTAPVVGIDTPDDAVLAAVLIKLFDDRQLRVDEAVVLYLVQRMERSFAEARRVVAALDDLALRTKRRIGVTLAREALGWRES
- a CDS encoding anhydro-N-acetylmuramic acid kinase; this translates as MPHLRAVQDKPVRIVAGLMCGTSMDGLDMAICRIDRDRPSCELLAFETVPLPDELMASLRGDETGSLAAVAHWHRAIGEAYAQALAGFVRREGIALDLIGSHGQTVYHAHGEASLQLGDPCFLADALDCPVVSQFRQGDIALGGAGAPLVPYVDYRLVGRADRATMILNIGGIANFTVLPRRPCPPEAVMGFDCGPGNMIIDHIARRYTEGRQGADLDGRFASRGSVRRDVFDHLREHRFFGQRPPRSAGREQFGPAFADALIEAVAPVTDQDWLDLFATATELTAFAVYDAYRRFVAPSISVEEILLCGGGAHNGELARRIGRYFSNLPVAPTDSVGWPADAKEAMAFAFLASERVDERPANMPSVTGARRAVLLGSITAC
- a CDS encoding AI-2E family transporter codes for the protein MSRKESLAALGVWTVALAVLSLMLFSSVLLPFALGLAAAYLLDPVADRLQLYRLGRTTAALTITLGFFFIVVLIVSLLLPFVISQGIDLAERLPSFFDAARDRFTPLIENLLNNGPLQDLMQTDSLLPRISERAMSIFTATVNSIIQSSFAVINLISLIFVTPIVTFYLLRDWDRLVAYSFGLIPHDIRGHAKDLASEVDDVLAGFFRGQALVCTFLAVFYACGLWLVGLQYGLVIGILTGFFSFVPYVGMLVGTTVGLAVATFQYQEWTMIAVVAAVFALGQFIEGNFVTPRLVGERIHLHPVWVIFCVLAGTLLFGFVGTFLAVPVTGVLGVFIRYAIARYRESGLYGAGR